Proteins from one Thaumasiovibrio subtropicus genomic window:
- the coaD gene encoding pantetheine-phosphate adenylyltransferase: MQKAIYPGTFDPVTNGHFDLIKRAASIFDAVVIGVAESPSKNTLFSLQERVALLQETCKDLPNVSVAGFTGLLVDFASEQHANILVRGLRTTMDFEYEFGLTTMYRRLKPELESLFLTPSEEYAFLSSTLVREVAIHGGEVENFVPECVHAAIQQKVKR; the protein is encoded by the coding sequence ATGCAAAAAGCGATATATCCGGGGACGTTTGATCCGGTCACGAATGGTCATTTTGATTTGATTAAACGTGCAGCATCCATTTTTGATGCTGTGGTGATCGGGGTTGCTGAAAGTCCAAGCAAGAACACCCTGTTTAGTTTGCAAGAGCGTGTGGCGCTGTTGCAGGAGACCTGCAAAGACTTACCGAATGTCTCTGTCGCTGGGTTCACCGGATTGTTGGTGGACTTCGCCTCTGAGCAACACGCCAATATCTTGGTCCGAGGGTTGCGCACGACGATGGATTTTGAGTATGAGTTTGGTTTGACGACCATGTATCGACGCTTAAAGCCGGAACTGGAAAGCCTGTTCTTGACCCCTTCAGAAGAGTACGCGTTTTTATCTTCCACCTTGGTGCGTGAAGTGGCGATTCACGGCGGTGAGGTAGAGAACTTTGTTCCAGAATGCGTACATGCCGCGATTCAGCAGAAGGTGAAGCGATGA
- a CDS encoding glycosyltransferase → MNILLYIRATLPVTNYGGTERVVWDLAQALHNLNHQVTLLAGVGTKSDFARVIEYDPALPFDQQVPDDIDVVHFHSAFEPTRKPYVLTQHGNSDGPIDPNTIFVSSQHAQNHGASAFVHNGLNWDNYVRPDLSARRERMHFLGKAAWRVKNVQGAIDITRKAKVGLDVMGGHRLNFKMGFRFTLDRHVRFWGMVDDKVKARVMSQSAGLVFPVTWHEPFGLAITESLYFGCPVFATPYGSLPELVTRDVGVLSANEAELVTAVSDAAQFDTQRCHDYARDVFDAMTMAKAYAGYYEQVANGKPLHQDLGAIITDFKRLPYQR, encoded by the coding sequence ATGAATATCCTGCTCTACATCCGAGCGACACTGCCTGTGACCAACTATGGTGGTACTGAGCGCGTGGTATGGGATTTAGCGCAAGCCTTGCACAACTTAAACCATCAAGTGACTTTGCTGGCCGGTGTCGGTACGAAGAGTGATTTCGCCCGAGTGATTGAATATGATCCGGCTTTACCCTTTGATCAGCAAGTGCCGGATGATATCGACGTTGTCCATTTTCACTCCGCGTTTGAGCCAACACGAAAACCGTATGTCCTGACTCAACATGGCAACTCTGATGGACCCATCGACCCCAATACCATCTTTGTCTCGTCTCAGCATGCACAAAACCATGGTGCGAGTGCCTTTGTGCACAATGGTCTGAACTGGGACAATTATGTAAGGCCTGATCTTTCGGCACGTCGTGAACGAATGCATTTTCTTGGGAAAGCAGCTTGGCGAGTGAAGAATGTTCAAGGGGCAATTGATATCACCCGCAAGGCGAAAGTGGGCTTAGATGTGATGGGCGGTCATCGCCTTAACTTTAAGATGGGCTTTCGTTTTACGCTTGATCGACACGTGCGTTTCTGGGGCATGGTGGATGATAAAGTGAAAGCGCGGGTGATGTCGCAGTCTGCAGGACTCGTTTTTCCCGTCACTTGGCATGAACCCTTTGGCTTGGCGATTACAGAGAGCTTGTATTTTGGCTGCCCGGTGTTCGCCACGCCTTATGGTTCACTGCCTGAACTGGTTACTCGCGATGTTGGTGTTCTGTCTGCGAATGAAGCGGAGCTTGTGACTGCGGTGAGCGATGCGGCGCAGTTTGATACTCAGCGATGCCATGATTATGCTCGAGATGTTTTTGATGCGATGACCATGGCCAAAGCGTATGCAGGCTATTATGAACAAGTGGCGAATGGCAAACCGTTACACCAAGATCTTGGCGCCATCATTACTGACTTTAAGCGTTTACCCTATCAGCGTTAA
- the lpxM gene encoding lauroyl-Kdo(2)-lipid IV(A) myristoyltransferase (LpxM is lauroyl-Kdo(2)-lipid IV(A) myristoyltransferase, an enzyme characterized in Escherichia coli and involved in biosynthesis of the form of lipid A found in that species and some closely related species.) has protein sequence MTDTRNDYDPTAYNPEFGRHYLAPKHWGTWLAILLGIPLALSPNRFRVWIAKKAATYLVKKRRGSIYKAWYNLSICFPEKSDAERNAILHRCLTIAGAYLLGFASLSLRSRRWFQRNSVIHGIENLTQYTDNDEKVILLVPHTWAIDIGAILLASHGLPVVGFTNAQRNPLLDYLMHRQRVQYGGRIYDRSAGIKAFIKAIRQGYLGYYLPDQDHGPDNSVFVDFFATTKATLPGLGKLKKLCRAHVVPITSTYNIETGQYEVRILPAVTDIPSGDETQDARRMNQYIEEMLADDPAQYMWILKLFKTQPDGKDPYIGH, from the coding sequence ATGACCGATACTCGAAACGACTACGATCCTACAGCGTATAACCCTGAGTTTGGCCGCCACTATCTTGCGCCGAAACACTGGGGCACTTGGTTGGCAATCTTGCTCGGCATTCCTCTCGCGTTGAGCCCTAACCGCTTTCGAGTTTGGATTGCCAAAAAAGCAGCGACCTACTTGGTCAAAAAACGCCGTGGCTCTATCTATAAAGCATGGTACAACCTGAGTATCTGCTTTCCTGAGAAAAGTGACGCCGAGCGCAACGCTATTTTGCATCGTTGTTTGACCATTGCAGGTGCCTATTTACTGGGCTTCGCCTCATTAAGCTTGCGTAGTCGCCGCTGGTTTCAGCGTAATTCGGTCATCCATGGCATAGAGAACCTCACCCAATACACCGACAACGATGAAAAGGTGATTCTACTGGTGCCCCACACGTGGGCGATCGATATTGGCGCGATACTGCTCGCTTCACACGGTCTACCTGTTGTTGGCTTCACCAATGCCCAACGCAACCCGCTACTAGACTACTTAATGCATCGCCAGCGTGTTCAGTACGGTGGCCGTATTTATGATCGTAGCGCGGGTATTAAAGCTTTCATCAAGGCTATCCGCCAAGGCTACCTCGGCTACTATCTCCCTGATCAGGACCACGGCCCGGATAACAGTGTGTTTGTCGATTTCTTCGCGACAACTAAGGCGACGCTGCCCGGGCTCGGTAAACTCAAAAAACTATGCCGCGCCCATGTCGTGCCCATCACCTCAACCTACAATATTGAGACGGGGCAATATGAAGTGAGGATCTTGCCCGCGGTCACTGACATCCCTTCTGGTGATGAAACTCAAGATGCGCGCCGCATGAATCAGTATATTGAAGAGATGCTCGCTGACGATCCTGCACAATACATGTGGATTCTTAAGCTATTCAAAACACAACCGGATGGCAAAGACCCGTATATTGGTCATTAA
- the rfaD gene encoding ADP-glyceromanno-heptose 6-epimerase: MIIVTGGAGMIGSNIVKALNEQGYNDILVVDNLKNGKKFKNLVDLDIADYMDKEDFIAQIMAGDDFGPIDAVFHEGACSATTEWDGKYMMLNNYEYSKELLHYCLEREIPFLYASSAATYGGRDSDFIEEQAYEGALNVYGYSKQQFDNYVRRVWADAEAHGETLSQITGFRYFNVYGPREEHKGSMASVAHHLNNQMNAGENPKLFAGSGEFKRDFIYVGDVCKVNLWFLESGVSGIFNCGTGRAETFEEVANAVIKHHGKGEIETIPFPEHLKGAYQEFTQADLTKLRAAGYSEAFLTVAEGTALYLSISNA, from the coding sequence ATGATTATAGTCACCGGCGGTGCTGGCATGATCGGCAGCAACATCGTAAAAGCCCTTAACGAGCAAGGTTACAATGACATTCTTGTTGTCGATAACCTGAAAAACGGTAAGAAATTCAAAAACCTCGTTGATCTCGATATTGCAGACTACATGGATAAAGAGGACTTCATCGCTCAAATCATGGCGGGTGATGACTTCGGTCCTATCGATGCTGTCTTTCACGAGGGCGCTTGTTCAGCCACCACGGAGTGGGATGGCAAGTACATGATGCTCAACAACTACGAGTATTCAAAAGAACTCCTTCACTACTGCTTAGAGCGAGAGATTCCGTTTCTTTATGCCTCTTCCGCCGCAACCTATGGCGGTCGAGATAGCGACTTTATTGAAGAGCAAGCCTATGAAGGTGCGCTGAATGTCTATGGCTACTCTAAGCAACAGTTTGACAACTATGTCCGCCGTGTTTGGGCTGATGCTGAAGCCCATGGTGAAACCTTATCGCAAATTACTGGCTTCCGTTACTTCAACGTCTATGGTCCACGCGAAGAACACAAAGGCAGCATGGCTTCCGTTGCGCACCACCTGAATAACCAAATGAATGCCGGTGAAAACCCTAAGCTGTTTGCAGGCAGTGGCGAGTTCAAACGTGATTTCATCTATGTGGGTGACGTGTGTAAAGTGAACCTATGGTTCCTTGAGAGCGGCGTATCAGGCATCTTTAACTGTGGTACGGGCCGCGCTGAAACGTTTGAAGAAGTGGCAAATGCCGTGATCAAGCACCACGGCAAAGGGGAGATTGAAACCATTCCTTTCCCTGAGCACCTTAAAGGCGCGTATCAAGAGTTCACGCAGGCTGACCTCACCAAACTCCGCGCAGCGGGTTACAGTGAAGCGTTCCTTACCGTCGCGGAAGGCACAGCACTTTACCTGTCAATCAGCAACGCTTAA
- a CDS encoding TetR/AcrR family transcriptional regulator: MKTRDRITQGALELFNEHGEPNITTNHIAAHLEISPGNLYYHFRNKEQIIDSIFDAYANDLKYSFSPKANYSSEELLTYLDAIFMLMWRYRFFYANLPDILSRDEHLQEKYLQAQEVSHQNIVTLLESFRHTGLLSLGDKEMQGLANTLKLVISCWVAYQTVQAPKARITKSVVYQGVLQVLSIMKPLTTGLGKQRVIELESHYSDQVQQDLV; the protein is encoded by the coding sequence ATGAAAACCCGCGACCGAATTACCCAAGGAGCGCTGGAGCTGTTTAACGAGCACGGCGAGCCGAACATCACCACAAACCATATCGCCGCGCATTTAGAGATCAGTCCCGGTAATCTTTATTATCACTTTAGGAACAAAGAGCAGATCATCGATAGTATTTTTGATGCTTATGCCAACGACCTCAAATATAGCTTTAGCCCCAAAGCCAACTACAGTTCAGAAGAGTTGCTGACTTATCTAGACGCGATATTCATGTTGATGTGGCGTTATCGATTCTTTTACGCCAATTTGCCTGATATTTTGAGCCGTGATGAGCACTTACAAGAGAAATACCTGCAAGCACAAGAAGTCTCTCATCAGAATATTGTGACCTTGCTTGAGAGCTTTCGCCATACAGGATTGCTCTCTCTTGGGGATAAAGAAATGCAAGGGCTGGCGAACACGCTAAAGCTGGTTATCTCTTGTTGGGTGGCCTATCAAACGGTGCAAGCGCCGAAAGCACGGATTACGAAATCCGTCGTCTATCAAGGTGTTTTGCAGGTATTGTCGATTATGAAACCGTTAACAACGGGGCTAGGTAAGCAGCGTGTGATTGAACTTGAGTCACATTATAGTGATCAAGTGCAGCAAGATCTGGTGTAG
- a CDS encoding glycine C-acetyltransferase gives MSASFYQHIQQQLDGVKADGLYKSERIITSSQQAKVDVSTGDQVLNFCANNYLGLANHPELIKAAQVGMDQHGFGMASVRFICGTQDIHKELEQKLSDFLGMEDTILYTSCFDANTGLFETILGPEDAIISDTLNHASIIDGVRLCKAMRFRYANNDMAELEAQLKAAKEKGARHTLIVTDGVFSMDGVVANLPAICDLAEEYGALVMVDDSHAVGFMGDNGRGTHEYHDVIDRIDIITGTLGKAMGGASGGYTSGKKEVIDWLRQRSRPYLFSNSVAPAIVSASIRVIDLLKESGSLRDQLWDNAEHFRRRMTEAGFTMAGADHAIIPIMLGDAKVAAEFAERALARGIYVVGFSFPVVPRGQARIRTQMSAAHSREQLDQAIDAFIEIGKEMELI, from the coding sequence ATGTCAGCTTCATTCTATCAACACATTCAGCAGCAATTGGACGGCGTTAAGGCTGATGGTCTTTACAAAAGTGAGCGTATTATTACGAGCTCACAGCAGGCAAAAGTCGACGTATCAACGGGCGACCAAGTCTTAAATTTCTGTGCGAATAACTATTTGGGATTGGCTAACCACCCGGAACTGATCAAAGCGGCGCAAGTCGGTATGGATCAGCATGGCTTTGGTATGGCGTCTGTGCGTTTCATCTGTGGTACGCAAGATATTCATAAAGAGCTCGAGCAAAAACTATCAGATTTCTTGGGGATGGAAGATACCATTCTGTACACCTCGTGTTTTGATGCCAACACCGGTCTATTTGAAACGATACTTGGCCCAGAAGATGCGATTATCTCTGACACCTTGAACCACGCTTCGATCATTGATGGTGTGCGTCTTTGTAAAGCGATGCGTTTCCGTTATGCCAACAATGATATGGCTGAGCTAGAAGCACAGCTTAAAGCTGCGAAAGAGAAAGGCGCGCGTCACACGCTTATCGTGACAGACGGTGTGTTCTCAATGGACGGTGTTGTCGCCAATCTACCGGCTATCTGTGATCTTGCAGAAGAGTATGGTGCATTGGTGATGGTTGATGACTCTCATGCCGTAGGCTTCATGGGCGACAATGGTCGTGGTACTCATGAGTATCATGATGTGATTGATCGTATTGATATCATCACTGGTACCCTGGGTAAAGCGATGGGTGGTGCCTCAGGCGGCTACACATCCGGTAAGAAAGAAGTGATTGACTGGTTACGTCAACGTTCACGCCCATACCTGTTCTCTAATTCTGTTGCTCCAGCGATTGTCTCTGCATCTATTCGTGTGATCGATTTGTTGAAAGAGAGTGGTAGCTTACGCGATCAGCTTTGGGACAACGCAGAACACTTCCGTCGTCGCATGACGGAGGCAGGTTTTACTATGGCGGGCGCAGATCACGCTATCATTCCTATTATGCTAGGTGATGCCAAAGTCGCGGCAGAGTTTGCAGAGCGTGCGCTAGCACGTGGCATCTATGTTGTTGGCTTCTCTTTCCCTGTTGTGCCGCGTGGTCAAGCACGTATTCGTACCCAAATGTCAGCAGCGCACAGCCGCGAGCAACTGGATCAGGCGATTGACGCCTTTATCGAAATCGGTAAAGAGATGGAGCTAATCTAA
- the tdh gene encoding L-threonine 3-dehydrogenase: protein MKALAKLKAEPGIWMTEVEKPELGHNDLLIRIKKTAICGTDVHIYNWDEWSQNTIPVPMVVGHEYVGEVVGIGQEVRGFEIGDRVSGEGHITCGHCRNCRGGRTHLCRNTIGVGVNREGSFAEYLVIPAFNAFKIPENISDDLAAIFDPFGNAVHTALSFDLVGEDVLITGAGPIGIMAAAVAKHVGARHVVITDINEYRLDLARKMGVTRAVNVATTNLDDVMEELGMTEGFDVGLEMSGVPAAFNAMLENMNHGGKVALLGIPPSHMGIDWNQVIFKGLVIKGIYGREMFETWYKMASLIQSGLDLTPIITHHYGIDDFQAGFDVMRSGMSGKVILDWEA, encoded by the coding sequence ATGAAAGCGTTAGCGAAACTCAAAGCGGAACCGGGCATTTGGATGACAGAAGTGGAAAAGCCAGAACTTGGCCACAATGATCTGCTTATCCGTATTAAAAAGACCGCGATCTGCGGGACTGATGTGCATATCTACAACTGGGACGAATGGTCACAAAATACCATTCCTGTGCCTATGGTGGTTGGCCATGAGTACGTCGGTGAAGTTGTTGGCATTGGCCAAGAAGTGCGTGGGTTTGAGATTGGCGATCGTGTCTCAGGCGAAGGGCATATTACCTGTGGTCATTGCCGAAACTGTCGCGGTGGTCGCACTCACCTTTGTCGCAACACCATCGGTGTGGGTGTGAATCGTGAAGGTTCTTTCGCTGAATACCTTGTGATTCCTGCCTTTAACGCGTTCAAGATCCCAGAAAATATCTCTGACGATTTGGCGGCGATTTTTGACCCATTTGGTAATGCAGTGCATACCGCATTGTCATTTGACCTTGTTGGTGAAGATGTCTTGATCACTGGCGCAGGCCCGATCGGTATCATGGCGGCGGCGGTTGCCAAGCATGTTGGTGCTCGTCACGTTGTGATTACCGATATCAATGAATACCGCCTCGATCTTGCCCGTAAAATGGGCGTGACACGCGCAGTGAATGTGGCTACCACCAATCTTGATGATGTGATGGAAGAGCTAGGAATGACAGAAGGCTTTGATGTGGGCCTTGAGATGTCAGGTGTCCCAGCGGCCTTTAATGCCATGCTAGAGAACATGAATCACGGTGGTAAAGTGGCCCTGTTGGGGATTCCACCGTCACACATGGGTATTGATTGGAACCAAGTGATTTTCAAAGGCCTTGTCATTAAAGGTATCTATGGTCGCGAGATGTTCGAAACCTGGTACAAGATGGCGAGCCTGATCCAATCTGGTTTAGATCTGACCCCCATCATTACCCATCACTACGGTATTGATGATTTCCAAGCGGGCTTTGATGTCATGCGTTCCGGCATGTCAGGAAAAGTTATTCTCGACTGGGAAGCATAA
- a CDS encoding divergent polysaccharide deacetylase family protein, whose protein sequence is MLKWISHWHQLRFHTLLFILCWMSSPLLAAANHQGEPGRLAIVIDDLGYRSFPAGLDQLPAEISLSILPTTPYDQVIAEEATQQGRDIIIHMPMEPSGQAPLEPNTLLASMDKATYLAHIDTAIARLPQAIGMNNHMGSSLTANNERMDWLMQRLSLNGLSYLDSVTTVDSVAGSTAIAHQLPTLRRHIFLDHFQDEHFIRKQLALAETTANQHGFAVAIAHPHPLTLQVLATVLPTLNIELVKVSELWQQSLSQPDKRMPSPRPKP, encoded by the coding sequence ATGTTGAAATGGATTTCACATTGGCACCAACTTCGCTTTCACACGCTTCTCTTTATTCTATGCTGGATGAGTTCGCCGCTACTTGCTGCGGCAAATCATCAGGGCGAACCGGGAAGACTCGCCATTGTCATTGATGACCTCGGTTACCGCAGTTTTCCCGCAGGCTTGGATCAGCTCCCCGCAGAAATCAGCCTATCTATCTTACCCACTACGCCTTACGATCAAGTCATCGCAGAAGAAGCCACTCAGCAGGGGCGTGATATCATCATCCATATGCCGATGGAGCCCTCAGGCCAAGCCCCTTTAGAGCCCAACACCTTACTCGCCAGTATGGACAAAGCGACTTACCTTGCTCACATCGACACGGCTATCGCCCGCCTGCCTCAAGCGATCGGAATGAACAACCATATGGGTTCATCGCTCACCGCGAACAACGAACGCATGGACTGGCTAATGCAACGTCTTTCCCTGAATGGCCTTAGCTACCTTGATAGTGTCACTACCGTTGATAGTGTGGCGGGTAGCACGGCGATCGCACATCAGCTCCCCACACTGCGACGCCATATTTTCCTCGACCACTTCCAAGATGAGCATTTTATTCGAAAACAACTCGCCTTGGCTGAAACGACCGCGAACCAGCATGGTTTCGCCGTTGCGATTGCGCACCCTCATCCATTAACACTGCAAGTCTTGGCCACGGTACTGCCGACACTCAACATAGAGTTAGTCAAAGTGTCCGAGCTCTGGCAACAATCGCTCAGTCAACCCGATAAACGAATGCCATCGCCGCGCCCTAAACCGTAA
- a CDS encoding peptidoglycan DD-metalloendopeptidase family protein, with protein sequence MRNVISTIKRSIHARAICSGVLLCLAFGSAASQDQLQGVQQEIARQNSQITQQQKQLAELQASLKQQDKRISGFSQQVHTAQQEAKQIEIEIADLNRTLSTLEQEQKGQQALIEELLLHQYRQSQQQPLADLLSPGENQNQDRMQMYANYLSKARTQALSQLAATETELRLTRHQLAKQAEAKAALAAELEQKQAALLAEQKGQRNTVAQIRGQLKESEGYLNELETNQNRLLDEMARAEEQARAEEAARAEEAARLAAQTVELIGLQVNKGQLLWPVEGKILKKFNSPQTGQLRWKGMVIASPLGSEVKAVQDGQVVFADWLRGYGLMLMVDHGKDTMTLYGYNQSLLKGVGDTVRTGETIALVGDSGGQTESGLYFQIREKGQPINPQPWLK encoded by the coding sequence ATGCGGAATGTGATTTCAACGATCAAACGATCCATTCACGCCAGAGCAATATGCTCTGGCGTTTTATTATGCCTCGCGTTTGGTAGCGCCGCCTCTCAAGACCAACTACAAGGTGTACAACAAGAGATCGCTCGCCAAAACTCACAGATTACCCAACAACAAAAGCAGCTCGCGGAACTACAAGCGTCACTGAAGCAGCAAGACAAGCGCATTTCCGGCTTCAGCCAGCAAGTTCACACGGCACAGCAGGAAGCGAAACAGATTGAAATCGAGATTGCCGATCTCAATCGTACATTGTCGACGCTCGAACAAGAGCAGAAGGGGCAACAAGCCCTTATTGAAGAGCTCTTGTTACATCAATATCGACAAAGTCAGCAGCAGCCCTTAGCGGATCTGCTTAGTCCTGGCGAAAACCAAAATCAAGATCGCATGCAGATGTATGCGAACTATCTCAGCAAGGCGCGTACTCAAGCACTAAGCCAACTCGCGGCCACCGAAACTGAGCTTCGTCTCACTCGTCATCAACTTGCAAAGCAGGCCGAAGCCAAAGCTGCCCTCGCCGCTGAGCTCGAGCAAAAACAAGCCGCGCTGCTCGCAGAGCAGAAAGGACAGCGCAACACAGTTGCTCAAATTCGTGGCCAGTTGAAAGAGAGTGAAGGCTACCTCAATGAGCTAGAGACCAACCAAAACCGCTTATTGGATGAGATGGCACGAGCAGAAGAACAAGCGCGTGCCGAAGAGGCGGCCCGAGCCGAAGAAGCCGCTCGCCTTGCAGCGCAAACCGTTGAGCTAATTGGCTTACAAGTCAATAAAGGCCAATTACTTTGGCCGGTAGAAGGGAAAATCCTTAAGAAATTTAATAGTCCACAAACGGGCCAGCTTCGCTGGAAAGGGATGGTTATCGCCAGCCCTCTTGGTAGCGAGGTCAAAGCCGTACAAGACGGCCAAGTCGTGTTTGCTGATTGGCTACGTGGCTATGGGCTCATGTTAATGGTCGATCACGGTAAAGACACGATGACCCTGTACGGCTACAACCAGAGCCTATTGAAAGGGGTCGGCGATACCGTTCGTACGGGGGAAACCATTGCCCTTGTTGGCGACAGTGGCGGACAAACAGAAAGTGGGCTCTATTTTCAAATTCGGGAAAAAGGGCAACCCATTAACCCGCAACCTTGGCTGAAATAA
- the gpmM gene encoding 2,3-bisphosphoglycerate-independent phosphoglycerate mutase codes for MSAKKPMALVILDGWGYREDTQSNAIANANTPVMDKLMADRASTLISASGMDVGLPDGQMGNSEVGHTNIGAGRVVYQDLTRITKSIADGDFFENEALVTAIDKAVKAGKAVHLMGLMSPGGVHSHEDHIAAAVEMAAKRGAEQIFLHCFLDGRDTPPRSAQNSLERFDALFAKLGKGRVASLVGRYYAMDRDNNWDRVEVAYDLLTQAEAEFNAASAVEGLEAAYARDENDEFVKATVIQAEGQPSAAIQDGDAVIFMNYRADRARQITRTFVTDFAGFERKVFPQLADFVMLTEYAADIPLSIGYPPATLENTLGEWLSKHGKKQLRISETEKYAHVTFFFNGGVEQEFDGEVRSLVNSPKVATYDLQPEMSSAELTEKLTAAIKGGEYDYIICNYPNGDMVGHTGVYDAAVEACEALDKCIGEVVEAIESVNGQLLITADHGNAEMMINPETGGIHTAHTNLPVPLVYVGDKDVNIVEGGCLSDLAPTMLSLTEMEIPAEMTGKVLFDVK; via the coding sequence ATGTCTGCGAAGAAGCCAATGGCTTTGGTAATTCTAGATGGTTGGGGTTACCGTGAAGACACGCAAAGCAACGCAATCGCGAATGCGAATACCCCAGTTATGGACAAACTCATGGCAGACCGTGCCAGCACCCTGATTTCAGCATCAGGCATGGATGTCGGTCTACCAGACGGTCAAATGGGTAACTCAGAAGTCGGACACACCAACATTGGTGCAGGCCGCGTGGTTTACCAAGACCTAACCCGAATCACTAAATCTATTGCTGACGGCGACTTCTTTGAGAACGAAGCGCTTGTCACTGCTATCGATAAAGCCGTAAAAGCAGGTAAAGCCGTTCACCTTATGGGGCTAATGTCTCCAGGTGGTGTACACAGCCACGAAGACCACATTGCTGCTGCCGTAGAAATGGCAGCGAAGCGCGGTGCAGAGCAAATTTTCCTTCACTGCTTCCTTGATGGCCGTGATACGCCACCTCGCAGTGCGCAAAACTCGCTAGAGCGTTTCGATGCGCTGTTTGCGAAGCTAGGTAAAGGCCGTGTTGCTTCTCTCGTGGGTCGCTACTACGCAATGGACCGTGACAACAACTGGGATCGCGTTGAAGTTGCTTACGACCTGCTGACGCAAGCAGAAGCTGAGTTCAATGCTGCGAGCGCCGTTGAAGGTCTTGAAGCGGCTTATGCACGTGACGAGAACGACGAGTTCGTTAAAGCAACCGTTATCCAAGCGGAAGGCCAACCATCAGCAGCAATCCAAGATGGCGACGCGGTTATCTTCATGAACTACCGTGCTGACCGTGCGCGTCAAATCACTCGCACTTTCGTGACTGACTTTGCGGGCTTCGAGCGTAAAGTGTTCCCTCAACTCGCTGACTTCGTGATGCTGACTGAATACGCAGCCGACATCCCACTGAGCATTGGTTACCCGCCTGCAACGCTTGAGAACACGCTTGGTGAGTGGCTATCAAAGCACGGCAAAAAGCAGCTACGTATCTCTGAAACAGAGAAATACGCACACGTTACTTTCTTCTTCAACGGTGGTGTTGAGCAAGAGTTTGACGGTGAAGTTCGCTCACTGGTTAATTCGCCAAAAGTGGCAACCTATGACCTGCAGCCTGAGATGAGCTCTGCTGAGCTAACCGAAAAACTGACCGCAGCGATTAAAGGTGGTGAATATGACTACATCATCTGTAACTACCCGAATGGCGACATGGTTGGCCACACCGGTGTTTACGATGCGGCCGTAGAAGCGTGTGAAGCGCTGGATAAGTGTATCGGTGAAGTGGTTGAAGCGATTGAGTCTGTCAACGGCCAACTGCTGATTACCGCTGACCACGGTAACGCAGAAATGATGATCAACCCAGAAACGGGTGGTATCCACACTGCGCACACCAATCTGCCAGTGCCGCTCGTCTACGTGGGCGACAAAGATGTCAACATTGTAGAAGGTGGTTGCCTATCCGATCTCGCGCCAACTATGCTATCACTCACAGAGATGGAAATCCCTGCTGAGATGACTGGTAAGGTGCTGTTTGACGTGAAATAA
- a CDS encoding rhodanese-like domain-containing protein, producing the protein MQEFMDFISNNTMLSLVWVGLFVALIASIVKQKTAAYATVDAQGATMLINREEAVVVDIRSKDEYNKGHIVDAFHVLPSQIRDGNTASLENHKSAPIIVVCKTGQTAQESANLLAKGGFERVYVLKDGLIGWNEAKMPLVSGKRAKKK; encoded by the coding sequence ATGCAAGAGTTTATGGATTTTATTTCGAACAACACCATGCTGTCTCTGGTATGGGTAGGTTTGTTCGTCGCACTGATTGCCTCAATCGTTAAGCAGAAGACAGCGGCTTATGCCACTGTTGATGCGCAAGGCGCGACCATGTTGATCAACCGTGAAGAAGCCGTGGTTGTCGATATTCGCAGCAAAGACGAGTACAACAAGGGCCATATTGTTGATGCATTTCACGTTTTGCCGAGTCAAATCCGTGATGGCAATACGGCGTCGCTTGAAAACCATAAATCTGCCCCAATCATCGTGGTATGCAAGACAGGTCAAACAGCGCAGGAGAGTGCTAACCTGTTAGCGAAGGGCGGTTTTGAGCGTGTTTACGTGCTAAAAGATGGCTTGATTGGTTGGAATGAAGCCAAAATGCCTCTTGTTAGCGGTAAAAGAGCGAAGAAAAAATAA